From a single Syntrophales bacterium genomic region:
- a CDS encoding substrate-binding domain-containing protein yields MKRRIVVSILLWLIVLLGAFPGLSPAGQKSIILATTTSTQDSGLLDVLIPIFERKTGYFVKTIAVGSGQAMTMGQRGDADLLLVHSPEAEKKFVAEGYGINRRIVMHNDFIVVGPPEDPAKLKGTISAVESFKRIASRGAMFLSRGDNSGTHAKEKAIWKACGINPEEKRWYQQTGLGMGMTLNVASEKKGYTLTDRGTYLALKKNLRLDILVEGYPLLLNIYHVIEVNPKKWPRINAAGARALADFMVSRKAQNIIRGFGVDKFGSPLFFPDAGKKEEELGKGRR; encoded by the coding sequence ATGAAAAGAAGGATAGTTGTATCTATTCTCCTGTGGTTAATCGTTCTCCTGGGGGCATTTCCCGGATTATCACCCGCGGGGCAGAAGAGTATCATCCTGGCCACGACCACCAGCACACAGGATTCCGGTCTTCTCGATGTTCTCATCCCGATCTTTGAAAGGAAGACCGGCTATTTTGTAAAGACGATCGCTGTGGGCTCCGGACAGGCCATGACCATGGGACAAAGGGGAGATGCCGACTTGTTGCTGGTGCACTCGCCCGAGGCTGAGAAAAAGTTTGTGGCTGAAGGGTATGGGATAAATCGAAGAATCGTTATGCACAACGACTTTATCGTGGTAGGGCCTCCGGAGGATCCAGCTAAGCTCAAGGGCACAATATCCGCTGTGGAATCTTTTAAAAGGATCGCCTCCAGGGGGGCCATGTTTCTCTCCCGGGGCGATAACTCAGGAACTCATGCCAAGGAAAAGGCCATCTGGAAGGCTTGCGGAATCAATCCCGAAGAAAAAAGATGGTATCAGCAGACGGGCCTGGGAATGGGGATGACCCTCAATGTCGCCTCAGAGAAAAAAGGCTATACCCTTACCGATCGGGGAACGTACCTGGCCCTGAAGAAAAATCTCCGTTTGGACATCTTAGTAGAGGGGTATCCCCTCCTCCTGAATATCTATCATGTCATTGAGGTCAACCCGAAAAAATGGCCCAGAATAAACGCTGCCGGGGCAAGGGCACTGGCTGATTTCATGGTTTCCAGGAAGGCCCAGAACATTATCAGGGGCTTTGGAGTGGACAAGTTCGGCTCTCCTCTTTTCTTCCCCGACGCTGGTAAAAAAGAGGAGGAGTTGGGGAAAGGCAGACGATAA
- a CDS encoding FAD-dependent oxidoreductase, with product MEKADVLIIGGSAAGLVAGITARRHYREAKITIVRREKRGQVLVPCGIPYIFGTLGTPEKNIIPEELITRNNLDLIVDEITSIDPESRNVTTSGGKSLGYEKLVLATGSMPVVPPVQGADLKNVFCAQKDLDYLNGLLKTLNGVKDAAIIGGGFIGLEFADEFRKRGLNVTVVEVLPHCLQLVFDEEFCILTEKKLRERGVEIRTDTRVEAILGKEKAEGLQLAGKEQIRADLVFLGVGVRPNTLLAQKAGLKIGETGGIWVDEYGRTSDRDIFAAGDCTEKVSFFTKRPSALRIASIAAMEARIVGANLFVIKRRNAGALGTFSTMIGDLALGQVGLTKKAAREAGFDCVTGEAAATDKHPGTIPDTREIKVKLIFERASGDILGAQLCGGVIVGETTNILAALIQRKTTADEIATFQCGTHPLLTPSPLAYPIVNAAENGVAKL from the coding sequence ATGGAAAAGGCGGATGTATTGATCATTGGTGGCAGTGCTGCCGGTCTCGTTGCCGGTATAACTGCGAGGAGGCACTACCGGGAGGCTAAGATTACCATCGTCCGAAGGGAAAAGAGGGGACAGGTTCTGGTTCCGTGCGGCATCCCCTATATCTTCGGCACCCTCGGAACACCGGAGAAAAATATAATTCCTGAAGAACTGATCACCCGGAATAACCTCGATCTGATAGTTGACGAGATAACCAGTATAGATCCGGAGTCAAGGAATGTTACCACCTCAGGGGGTAAGTCCCTCGGATACGAAAAGCTGGTACTGGCTACCGGGTCAATGCCCGTTGTTCCTCCCGTACAGGGGGCGGATTTGAAAAATGTCTTCTGCGCCCAAAAGGATTTAGATTATCTCAATGGGTTGCTAAAGACGTTAAATGGTGTGAAGGATGCGGCCATTATCGGTGGGGGGTTCATCGGTCTTGAGTTTGCCGATGAATTCAGGAAGAGGGGATTGAATGTAACCGTGGTGGAAGTTTTACCCCATTGTCTTCAGCTTGTCTTCGATGAAGAGTTCTGTATCCTGACAGAAAAAAAATTAAGGGAGAGGGGGGTTGAGATCAGGACAGATACGCGGGTAGAGGCTATCTTAGGGAAGGAAAAGGCTGAGGGTTTACAGCTTGCGGGAAAAGAACAGATAAGAGCGGATCTTGTGTTTTTGGGGGTAGGGGTGCGTCCCAATACTCTCCTGGCACAGAAAGCAGGACTTAAGATAGGGGAAACCGGCGGGATATGGGTTGATGAATATGGAAGGACGAGTGATAGGGACATCTTTGCGGCAGGGGATTGTACCGAAAAGGTATCCTTTTTTACCAAAAGACCTTCGGCCTTGAGAATTGCCTCCATTGCTGCAATGGAGGCCAGGATTGTCGGCGCCAATCTGTTTGTGATAAAGAGGAGAAATGCAGGGGCATTGGGAACTTTTAGTACGATGATAGGAGATCTGGCCTTAGGGCAGGTGGGGCTTACGAAAAAAGCGGCAAGAGAAGCAGGCTTCGACTGTGTTACAGGAGAGGCTGCGGCTACGGACAAACACCCCGGTACCATACCTGATACGAGAGAAATTAAAGTAAAGCTTATTTTTGAGAGGGCATCCGGTGATATTTTAGGGGCTCAGCTTTGCGGTGGTGTCATCGTCGGAGAGACAACCAACATCCTTGCCGCCTTAATTCAAAGGAAAACAACGGCAGATGAGATCGCTACCTTCCAGTGCGGCACCCACCCTCTCCTTACTCCATCGCCTCTCGCCTACCCCATTGTGAATGCGGCGGAAAATGGAGTGGCCAAACTGTAA
- a CDS encoding deoxyribonuclease IV, producing the protein MTMRLGAHMSIAGGIEKSILRGLSIGCQAIQIFTKSNNQWQARPLTTGETENFKEFRKASDMFVLGHTSYLINLASPDEELWQKSVASFIGEIERCALLCIPYLVTHPGAHVGAGETVGLARISRALDRICEGTKESKVMVLLEVTAGQGSTLGFRFEHLAEIMKNSHYPERLGVCFDTCHAFAAGYDLRTPETFEKTFAQFDGLIGIKQIKAIHLNDSRGGLGSRLDRHEHIGQGQLGREAFRLLLNDSRFQGLPMLLETPKGKDLKEDVQNLTTLKSLVGSARGKSSIGQ; encoded by the coding sequence ATGACGATGAGATTGGGAGCGCACATGTCCATTGCCGGAGGGATTGAGAAAAGCATCCTGCGGGGACTATCTATCGGTTGCCAGGCTATTCAAATCTTTACCAAAAGTAATAACCAGTGGCAGGCGAGGCCCCTGACCACCGGGGAAACAGAAAATTTTAAAGAATTCCGGAAGGCATCGGACATGTTTGTTCTGGGTCATACCTCATACCTGATTAACCTGGCCTCCCCCGACGAAGAGCTGTGGCAGAAATCGGTGGCAAGTTTTATTGGTGAGATAGAAAGATGCGCCCTGTTATGTATCCCATACCTGGTTACCCACCCTGGCGCCCATGTGGGGGCCGGTGAAACCGTGGGTCTTGCCCGCATCAGCCGGGCTCTCGACAGGATCTGCGAGGGGACAAAAGAATCGAAAGTTATGGTGTTACTGGAAGTTACCGCCGGCCAGGGCTCTACGCTTGGGTTTCGTTTTGAACATTTGGCGGAAATAATGAAAAACAGTCATTATCCCGAGCGCCTGGGGGTATGTTTTGATACCTGCCATGCCTTTGCGGCTGGCTACGACCTCCGTACTCCCGAGACATTCGAGAAAACTTTTGCCCAATTCGATGGATTGATCGGGATCAAACAGATTAAGGCGATACACCTCAATGACTCCCGGGGAGGATTGGGGAGTCGCCTGGACAGGCACGAGCACATCGGCCAGGGCCAGTTGGGACGAGAAGCCTTTCGCCTTCTTTTAAACGATTCCCGTTTTCAAGGTTTGCCGATGCTGCTGGAAACCCCCAAGGGAAAAGATTTAAAAGAAGATGTTCAGAATCTGACGACGCTGAAGAGTTTGGTTGGGAGCGCCAGGGGTAAATCCTCTATTGGGCAGTAG